The proteins below come from a single Triticum aestivum cultivar Chinese Spring chromosome 5D, IWGSC CS RefSeq v2.1, whole genome shotgun sequence genomic window:
- the LOC123124109 gene encoding uncharacterized protein, whose product MAAAAGLHQDVLARILLLLSCIVDRVRASAVNKHWRRVSLQNPPPLPRLLRPSTARTESYRIFGGFVDLHPSLSDEGRGPRFCGSAPGGWFVMSSQPWRGHALLNLRTGERVALPERVRIPLEFGLGVITCPMMIRAAVMSSAPPSGACLVAAVTSSQTNLAFWRPGMECWLSAPAVGRFVRNAEDITYHDGWFCAVESDDDLVCYKPEIAPAEDGAPSLTIRHHAYNLHVHGHRTAPGEIVSRYLLPSASGADLLMVKRFIAPTRGGTCRFQVFRLQEGLPASWRLYKKSGQVLFVGRACSKAFYTGHTGGPGYIYFLDDVYTGGPHSVAQQNEYPCVDAGGWRYSVPDEIQRCLPWLPPSDTSPCIWYHH is encoded by the coding sequence atggcggcggcggcgggcctccACCAAGACGTTCTCGCCCGTATCTTGCTCCTCCTGTCGTGCATCGTGGACCGCGTCAGGGCGTCCGCGGTCAACAAGCACTGGCGGCGGGTCTCGCTGCAGAATCCGCCCCCGCTGCCGCGCCTCCTCAGGCCATCCACGGCCCGGACCGAGAGCTACCGGATCTTCGGCGGCTTCGTCGATCTGCACCCGTCCCTCTCTGACGAGGGCCGCGGGCCGCGTTTCTGCGGGTCTGCTCCGGGCGGCTGGTTCGTGATGTCATCCCAGCCCTGGCGCGGCCACGCGCTCCTGAATCTCCGCACCGGCGAGCGCGTCGCCCTGCCGGAGAGGGTGCGCATCCCACTCGAGTTCGGCCTCGGCGTCATCACGTGCCCCATGATGATCCGCGCAGCCGTCATGTCCTCGGCGCCGCCGTCTGGCGCCTGCTTGGTCGCTGCGGTAACGTCTAGCCAGACCAACCTGGCGTTCTGGCGGCCAGGCATGGAATGCTGGTTGTCGGCGCCGGCGGTAGGGAGGTTTGTGCGCAACGCCGAAGACATCACTTACCACGACGGATGGTTCTGCGCCGTTGAATCAGATGATGACCTCGTCTGCTACAAGCCGGAAATCGCCCCTGCTGAAGACGGCGCCCCTTCGCTGACCATTCGACATCACGCCTACAATCTCCATGTCCATGGTCACCGGACGGCACCCGGGGAGATCGTCTCCCGCTACCTCCTGCCCTCCGCATCCGGTGCCGATCTGCTGATGGTGAAAAGGTTCATCGCGCCGACGAGAGGCGGCACCTGCCGGTTCCAGGTCTTCAGGCTGCAGGAGGGACTGCCGGCTTCCTGGCGCCTGTACAAGAAGAGCGGGCAGGTGCTCTTCGTCGGCCGGGCCTGCTCCAAGGCCTTCTACACGGGGCACACCGGCGGCCCGGGCTATATCTACTTCCTCGACGACGTCTACACCGGTGGTCCGCACAGTGTCGCCCAGCAGAACGAGTATCCCTGCGTCGACGCCGGCGGGTGGCGTTACTCAGTCCCCGACGAGATCCAGCGCTGCCTTCCATGGTTGCCCCCCTCGGACACCTCGCCATGCATTTGGTACCACCATTAA